In one window of Mobiluncus massiliensis DNA:
- a CDS encoding transporter substrate-binding domain-containing protein: protein MRRLTVAMLLAAASLGLAGCSTASTGNAGGDDAANPQSNSTAAFDFSTIKPDPKVEALVPADVKERGVLRNGASTSYAPAEFLMEDGTTPTGYEVDMVKAIALTMGLEDGTTTTEAFGALLPKIGTTYDLGASSFTVTPERVANYDMLAYMDMGSLFAVAKGNPQGFDPKDVCGKTIGVQTGTLQETELLPKMSEQCEASGKPPVVIQKEELLSNVFPKVISGQYQAMLADDPVTTYYVKQTRGQMEQVGEILDPSPIGIVVDNQNQELSAAIKAAMDSLLASGKLREIMDNYGAGAGLYDAVELKTSVGK from the coding sequence ATGCGTCGTCTTACCGTTGCCATGCTTCTAGCTGCAGCCTCTCTGGGCTTAGCCGGATGCTCCACTGCTTCCACAGGAAACGCAGGTGGCGACGATGCTGCTAATCCGCAATCCAATTCCACCGCCGCTTTCGATTTTTCGACGATTAAGCCCGACCCCAAGGTCGAAGCGCTGGTTCCCGCCGACGTAAAGGAACGCGGGGTGCTGCGCAACGGCGCTTCTACCAGCTACGCCCCGGCGGAATTCCTGATGGAGGACGGCACCACCCCCACCGGCTACGAAGTGGACATGGTAAAGGCTATTGCCCTGACTATGGGTCTCGAGGACGGCACCACCACTACTGAAGCGTTTGGCGCGCTTTTGCCCAAGATTGGTACGACTTACGATTTGGGGGCGTCTTCGTTTACGGTTACGCCAGAGCGCGTTGCCAACTACGACATGCTGGCTTATATGGATATGGGCTCACTGTTCGCGGTGGCGAAAGGCAACCCGCAGGGCTTTGACCCCAAGGACGTTTGCGGCAAAACCATCGGGGTGCAAACCGGTACGCTGCAGGAAACGGAACTGCTGCCGAAAATGAGCGAACAGTGCGAAGCCAGCGGCAAACCGCCGGTCGTCATTCAAAAGGAAGAGTTGCTATCCAACGTATTCCCGAAGGTTATTTCGGGCCAGTATCAGGCAATGCTCGCCGATGATCCGGTCACGACCTATTACGTGAAACAGACCCGCGGTCAGATGGAGCAAGTCGGCGAGATTCTGGACCCTAGCCCCATCGGGATTGTGGTGGATAACCAGAATCAGGAACTGTCCGCCGCGATTAAGGCGGCGATGGATTCCCTGTTGGCATCGGGCAAACTGCGCGAGATCATGGATAACTACGGGGCTGGCGCGGGCCTATACGACGCGGTGGAACTGAAAACGTCCGTAGGAAAGTA
- a CDS encoding DUF4191 domain-containing protein gives MAKKNNTATGGDTSGKKRNIFQNLKDSFTIVRRSFPWIVWAILATLVVAEALTVWYMIAGKHWIMGAITIVLVLMVVPMAWISAFLSRAMLRQIEGMKGCVGALRQLLRRSWFAEEEPVAVNKDQDLVWRFVGPRGIFLVSEGPHTRASKLLNDEVKKTTRVVAQVPVHAVECGTEDGQVRLEHVMKAMYKAPRALNRNEIPAVQKRLLAIHRNQGLPIPKGIDPYRVRPNRRALYG, from the coding sequence ATGGCTAAGAAAAACAACACCGCGACCGGGGGCGACACCTCCGGAAAGAAACGCAATATATTCCAAAACTTAAAGGACTCTTTCACCATTGTGAGGCGGTCCTTCCCGTGGATTGTGTGGGCGATTTTGGCAACTCTGGTTGTAGCCGAAGCCTTGACCGTGTGGTACATGATTGCGGGCAAACACTGGATTATGGGGGCAATCACCATTGTTCTGGTGCTGATGGTCGTGCCGATGGCCTGGATTTCCGCATTTTTGTCCCGCGCTATGCTGCGCCAGATTGAGGGCATGAAGGGCTGTGTCGGGGCGCTGCGCCAGTTGCTGCGCCGGTCCTGGTTTGCCGAGGAAGAGCCCGTTGCGGTTAACAAGGATCAGGACTTAGTGTGGCGTTTCGTAGGGCCTCGCGGGATTTTCCTGGTCAGCGAGGGGCCGCACACTCGCGCCAGCAAGTTGCTCAACGATGAGGTGAAAAAAACCACGCGGGTCGTTGCTCAGGTACCGGTACATGCCGTGGAATGCGGTACTGAAGACGGCCAGGTTCGCTTGGAACACGTGATGAAAGCCATGTATAAAGCTCCACGCGCTCTGAATCGAAACGAGATTCCCGCGGTGCAAAAACGACTGCTCGCGATTCACCGCAATCAGGGGTTGCCCATCCCCAAAGGGATTGATCCCTACCGAGTTCGCCCTAATCGGCGCGCTTTGTACGGATAA
- a CDS encoding protein kinase — protein MELVGYVLYEPVGFGKSGPMWRVVDDQGGTHALQLLGGTLSAQLESRLRTLRKVSCPNLLKLHELRKLTDGRYVAIFEYLDGQDLEVLRAGREFSTPQVNFIALSLARGLAALHEVGLNHGDVSAANLMVTAQGRVVLVDLLGDVGTTRAFSAPVTEGLNWGGAAGEASGPEAASVVAAGASVAVNQAGDVYAMAQVLLALGMDAGLLKAALNPVASARPSAGELAEAWESLPCCGIDLLGGAELMAARMRAAGRDVATELVTPSRRPVPARRQRHETRPPSPILRWGLPALAGAALALGAVLFPRLAELPSAAQALPAQSAKPSAAALLTDNSAPSSGARQKGGANTPNSPHHTAAPLPDATMPSESLAEPAAPESSSPATPPADLLPNSPDSQAKPPNLRDPITDDASAQEILQLLLTKRDAALTHQDRAALEKLSVKDSIAGSADASLLAALQASQAQVEGLSTAVKSATIVAGNKGGAGKNARSVRLRVTLTQGAYTQIDRIGNRHQIAAIPDTGSEILLSGNPWKIASVVRLN, from the coding sequence ATGGAACTTGTTGGCTATGTCTTATATGAACCGGTTGGGTTTGGTAAAAGCGGCCCCATGTGGCGGGTGGTAGACGACCAGGGCGGTACCCACGCGCTGCAGCTGTTGGGCGGCACGCTGTCGGCTCAGCTGGAGTCCCGACTGCGGACGTTGCGAAAGGTATCGTGCCCGAACCTGCTGAAACTCCACGAGTTACGCAAACTGACCGATGGCCGCTACGTGGCTATTTTTGAGTATCTGGACGGGCAAGACCTGGAAGTGCTGCGGGCGGGACGCGAGTTCAGTACGCCGCAGGTCAACTTCATCGCGCTGTCCCTGGCTCGGGGTTTGGCGGCGCTGCACGAGGTCGGTTTGAACCACGGGGACGTTTCGGCGGCGAATCTGATGGTGACGGCACAAGGCCGGGTGGTTCTGGTAGACCTGCTCGGTGACGTGGGGACGACGCGGGCGTTTAGCGCGCCGGTAACGGAGGGGCTGAATTGGGGCGGCGCGGCGGGAGAAGCCTCTGGGCCGGAGGCGGCATCCGTTGTTGCTGCCGGGGCGTCTGTGGCGGTGAATCAAGCCGGTGATGTATACGCGATGGCGCAGGTGCTGCTGGCATTGGGAATGGACGCGGGTCTGTTGAAAGCCGCGTTGAATCCGGTGGCGAGCGCGCGACCCAGCGCGGGGGAACTTGCCGAGGCGTGGGAGAGTCTGCCGTGCTGTGGCATTGACCTGTTGGGCGGGGCGGAGCTGATGGCGGCACGGATGCGGGCGGCCGGACGAGACGTGGCCACCGAGCTGGTTACACCGTCGCGCCGTCCGGTGCCAGCGCGGCGCCAACGCCACGAAACTCGCCCGCCCAGCCCAATATTGCGCTGGGGATTGCCGGCTTTGGCGGGAGCGGCGCTGGCGCTGGGAGCGGTCCTGTTTCCACGGCTGGCGGAGCTCCCGAGCGCGGCTCAAGCGTTGCCCGCACAGTCCGCAAAACCGAGCGCGGCGGCGCTTTTGACGGATAACTCCGCGCCCAGCTCTGGCGCGAGGCAAAAAGGCGGCGCCAACACGCCAAACTCGCCGCACCACACTGCTGCACCCCTTCCCGATGCGACGATGCCGTCCGAAAGCCTCGCGGAACCGGCAGCTCCCGAAAGCTCGTCACCAGCCACGCCACCGGCTGACCTGCTGCCTAATTCACCGGACAGTCAAGCGAAACCCCCGAACTTGCGCGATCCCATCACGGACGATGCTTCGGCCCAGGAAATCCTGCAGCTGTTGCTGACCAAACGCGATGCGGCCCTGACGCACCAGGACCGGGCGGCTTTAGAGAAACTCAGTGTTAAGGATTCGATAGCCGGGTCCGCCGATGCGAGTTTGTTGGCCGCTTTGCAGGCCAGTCAAGCCCAGGTTGAGGGCTTGTCCACCGCGGTGAAGTCAGCGACTATCGTGGCGGGCAATAAGGGCGGCGCCGGCAAGAATGCGCGTTCAGTGCGTCTGCGGGTGACTCTGACGCAAGGTGCCTACACCCAAATTGACCGTATCGGGAACCGCCACCAAATCGCGGCGATTCCCGATACGGGATCTGAGATTCTGTTATCCGGCAATCCGTGGAAGATTGCTTCGGTGGTACGACTCAATTGA